Proteins encoded in a region of the Vibrio sp. CB1-14 genome:
- a CDS encoding L-serine ammonia-lyase: MISVFDIYKIGVGPSSSHTVGPMKAGKEFIDDLRTMGKLRDITKITVDVYGSLSLTGKGHHTDIAIIMGLAGNSPEKVDIDSIPGFIARVEETERLPVGMHCHTVSFPREGGMNFHSTNLALHENGMQIHAWIDEELAYSKTYYSIGGGFIVDEENFGKEEVSALKAPYEFNSAEELVNLCKDNGLSISTLVMANEHAVHSDEETRTYFANIWRTMRECMERGMNTEGILPGPLRVPRRAAALRQQLITSEKTTTDPMSVVDWVNMFAFAVNEENAAGGRVVTAPTNGACGIIPGVLAYYDKFIQTVTEKDYIRFFAASGAIGGLYKQNASISGAEVGCQGEVGVACSMAAAGLAELMGGSPEQVCMAAEIAMEHNLGLTCDPVAGQVQVPCIERNGIAAVKAINSTRMALRRASAPRVSLDKVIETMLETGKDMNAKYRETSQGGLAIKVVC, encoded by the coding sequence ATGATCAGTGTTTTTGATATCTACAAAATTGGTGTTGGTCCTTCAAGCTCACACACCGTCGGTCCGATGAAAGCCGGTAAAGAGTTCATCGATGACCTACGCACTATGGGCAAGCTAAGAGACATCACCAAGATCACTGTAGATGTTTATGGATCACTATCACTGACAGGGAAAGGTCACCACACAGATATCGCTATCATCATGGGTTTGGCAGGTAACTCGCCAGAAAAAGTCGACATCGACTCTATCCCAGGATTTATTGCACGCGTAGAAGAGACAGAACGTCTTCCGGTTGGTATGCATTGCCATACGGTTTCCTTCCCTCGTGAAGGCGGAATGAACTTTCATTCAACCAACCTAGCGCTGCATGAAAACGGTATGCAGATCCACGCGTGGATCGACGAAGAGCTCGCTTACTCGAAAACGTATTACTCAATTGGCGGTGGTTTCATCGTTGACGAGGAAAACTTTGGCAAAGAAGAGGTCTCTGCTCTCAAAGCGCCTTATGAGTTCAACTCTGCTGAAGAGCTTGTTAACCTATGTAAAGACAACGGTCTTTCTATTAGCACACTCGTGATGGCAAATGAGCACGCGGTTCATTCTGATGAAGAGACGCGCACTTACTTTGCGAACATCTGGCGCACCATGCGCGAATGTATGGAACGTGGTATGAATACAGAAGGTATTCTGCCAGGTCCTCTGCGCGTTCCACGCCGTGCTGCAGCGCTTCGTCAGCAATTGATCACATCAGAAAAAACCACAACGGATCCAATGTCCGTCGTTGACTGGGTTAATATGTTTGCGTTTGCGGTCAACGAAGAGAACGCAGCTGGCGGCCGAGTGGTTACAGCACCAACGAACGGTGCATGCGGTATCATTCCAGGTGTTCTGGCTTACTATGACAAGTTCATTCAAACCGTCACCGAGAAAGATTACATCCGCTTCTTTGCTGCGTCTGGCGCAATCGGTGGTTTGTACAAGCAAAATGCATCTATTTCTGGTGCAGAAGTAGGCTGCCAAGGTGAAGTTGGCGTAGCATGTTCAATGGCCGCAGCTGGTCTTGCTGAGCTCATGGGTGGCAGCCCTGAGCAAGTTTGTATGGCTGCTGAAATTGCTATGGAGCATAACCTAGGTTTGACTTGTGACCCAGTTGCAGGCCAAGTACAAGTACCGTGCATCGAGCGCAATGGTATCGCTGCTGTAAAAGCGATTAACTCGACACGTATGGCTCTTCGCCGCGCTTCTGCTCCACGTGTTTCACTCGATAAAGTGATTGAAACCATGCTCGAGACGGGCAAAGACATGAACGCGAAATATCGTGAAACGTCGCAAGGCGGTCTAGCGATTAAAGTGGTTTGTTAA
- a CDS encoding aromatic amino acid transport family protein: MTTTTTAAASRAPSKWTYKDFTWALSLFGTAVGAGVLFLPIKAGAGGFWPLVILALIAAPMTWFAHKSLARFVLSAKNPDADITDTVEEHFGKTGANLITFAYFFAIYPIVLIYGVGITNTVDSFLVNQMGMESIPRWLLSGCLIAAMTCGVVFGKELMLKATSAMVYPLVFILLALSVYLIPDWNTSMMSVSPDWGSMPSVIWLAIPIIVFSFNHSPIISQFSKEQRRVYGDDAVKKTDMITGGAAMMLMGFVMFFVFSVVLSLSPEQLSIAQEQNISVLSYLANVHESPFISILGPVVAFAAITSSYFGHFLGAHEGLVGLGKSRSKAPIGKIEKASLVFIVVTTWVVAIINPSILGMIETMGAPMIAAILFLMPVYAMKKVPAMAKLQTSAPVQIFTAICGVAAITSVIYGAF; encoded by the coding sequence ATGACTACCACAACTACTGCGGCAGCGAGTCGCGCTCCGTCTAAGTGGACCTACAAAGATTTCACGTGGGCACTTTCTCTTTTCGGTACAGCCGTTGGTGCTGGCGTACTTTTCCTTCCTATTAAAGCGGGTGCTGGCGGCTTCTGGCCATTAGTAATCCTAGCCCTAATCGCAGCACCAATGACATGGTTTGCGCACAAGAGCTTAGCGCGTTTCGTACTTTCTGCTAAAAACCCAGACGCAGATATCACTGACACCGTTGAAGAGCATTTTGGTAAAACGGGTGCAAACCTTATTACTTTCGCTTACTTCTTCGCCATTTACCCGATTGTTCTAATCTACGGTGTTGGTATCACAAACACAGTAGATTCGTTCTTAGTAAACCAAATGGGCATGGAGTCTATCCCACGCTGGTTGCTATCTGGCTGTCTTATCGCTGCAATGACATGTGGTGTTGTATTCGGCAAAGAACTAATGCTAAAAGCGACGTCTGCAATGGTTTACCCATTGGTATTCATCCTTCTAGCTCTGTCTGTTTACCTAATTCCAGACTGGAATACATCAATGATGAGCGTTAGCCCTGATTGGGGTTCAATGCCTTCAGTTATCTGGCTAGCTATCCCTATCATCGTATTCTCATTCAACCACAGCCCAATCATTTCTCAGTTCTCTAAAGAGCAACGTCGCGTATACGGTGACGACGCTGTGAAGAAAACAGACATGATCACTGGCGGTGCTGCGATGATGTTGATGGGCTTTGTTATGTTCTTCGTATTCTCTGTAGTGCTATCTCTGTCTCCAGAGCAACTATCGATTGCACAAGAGCAAAACATCTCTGTATTGTCTTACCTTGCTAACGTTCACGAGTCGCCATTTATCTCTATCCTTGGCCCTGTTGTTGCTTTCGCAGCGATTACCTCAAGCTACTTTGGTCACTTCCTTGGTGCTCACGAAGGTCTAGTGGGTCTTGGTAAGTCTCGCTCTAAAGCGCCAATCGGTAAAATTGAGAAAGCGTCTCTAGTATTCATCGTAGTTACAACTTGGGTCGTCGCTATCATCAACCCAAGCATCCTTGGCATGATTGAAACCATGGGCGCACCGATGATCGCAGCTATCCTATTCCTGATGCCTGTATACGCAATGAAGAAAGTGCCAGCGATGGCGAAGCTCCAAACTTCAGCGCCTGTACAAATCTTTACAGCAATTTGTGGTGTTGCGGCGATTACTTCGGTAATCTACGGCGCTTTTTAA
- a CDS encoding CoA pyrophosphatase, whose protein sequence is MTKSEFLSRFQLQQTEDYHKETKLRTANIDKGSLREASVLIGLVEREAKLHVILTKRASHLKHHPGQISFPGGKVEPSDQSPIITALRETEEEIGISSNHISVIGYLPKLVTVTAFNVTPVLAFIEPKYRPKIDTNEVDYLFEVPLEFLASPTNLSAVGFQIRGQNHRVLSIPYKEHFIWGVTAQIIENLQTQLLPS, encoded by the coding sequence ATGACGAAATCTGAGTTTTTATCGCGCTTTCAACTGCAACAAACCGAGGACTACCATAAAGAGACTAAACTACGTACCGCAAACATAGACAAAGGTTCTCTGCGTGAAGCCAGTGTGTTAATAGGGTTAGTCGAACGTGAAGCCAAGCTTCATGTCATCCTTACCAAACGAGCCAGTCATTTAAAACACCACCCAGGCCAGATTAGCTTTCCTGGTGGTAAGGTAGAGCCAAGTGATCAAAGCCCTATCATTACAGCACTTCGAGAGACAGAAGAAGAGATAGGTATCAGTAGCAATCATATTTCCGTGATTGGCTACCTTCCCAAGCTCGTAACCGTCACGGCGTTCAACGTGACACCGGTACTCGCGTTTATTGAGCCTAAATATCGACCTAAAATTGACACTAACGAAGTCGACTACTTATTCGAGGTACCACTGGAGTTTCTCGCTTCCCCGACCAATCTTTCGGCTGTAGGTTTTCAAATTCGCGGACAGAACCACCGTGTTTTGTCTATTCCTTATAAAGAACACTTTATTTGGGGCGTAACAGCACAGATCATCGAAAACCTACAGACTCAACTTTTACCAAGTTAA
- a CDS encoding Hpt domain-containing protein, translating into MIDFDVLRSYMDNDEDIIAAVFMAFMEEHENGADKIQSLYNEQNWSELFITAHSLKGILASFGETKAVDKLEAIETATRGGDTPQLADIQFVIQELEVIKNQINEYLASMV; encoded by the coding sequence ATGATAGATTTCGACGTACTTCGCAGCTACATGGACAATGACGAGGACATCATCGCAGCCGTATTTATGGCATTCATGGAAGAACATGAAAACGGTGCAGACAAAATACAATCGCTTTATAACGAGCAAAATTGGAGCGAACTGTTTATCACTGCCCACTCTTTAAAAGGTATTCTCGCAAGCTTTGGCGAAACCAAAGCCGTCGACAAGTTAGAAGCGATAGAAACTGCGACTCGCGGTGGCGATACACCGCAATTGGCGGATATTCAATTCGTGATTCAAGAATTGGAAGTTATCAAAAACCAAATCAACGAATATTTAGCATCAATGGTGTAG
- a CDS encoding sigma-70 family RNA polymerase sigma factor yields the protein MTTRIENAKTDGLDSNVDFYSKYIQDVVGIDLLTPEQEYHYATLARRGDKAARDVLIESNLRLVVKIARGYTKRGLNNHTILDLIEEGNLGLIKAIDKFEPEKGFRFSTYAVWWIRESIESSLMNTGRTVRLPVHVIKEINRLSRQTNDMRSALKRAPSVKEIAEQTSNSQQHVSDLIHMSGFIESSSSVDITDKEFQSLDTCRSDAIPEPYDTCHDEKLLQSLEKVVLSLPDKYRDIVIHRFGLFGKQVLTLDCLGEMYGLSKERVRQLQQEGVTKLQGKLKFDGWVMR from the coding sequence ATGACTACTAGGATCGAAAACGCAAAAACTGACGGCTTAGACAGCAATGTAGATTTCTACTCCAAGTATATTCAAGATGTCGTAGGTATTGATTTGCTGACACCGGAACAAGAATACCATTATGCTACGCTAGCCAGGCGCGGGGATAAGGCAGCGAGGGATGTACTCATTGAATCCAATCTTCGTCTTGTGGTCAAGATTGCGAGGGGTTATACAAAACGTGGCTTAAATAATCACACCATCCTCGATTTAATCGAAGAAGGAAATTTAGGCTTGATCAAAGCTATCGATAAGTTTGAACCTGAAAAAGGATTCCGCTTCAGTACGTACGCCGTATGGTGGATACGCGAAAGCATTGAGTCTTCTTTGATGAATACTGGTAGAACGGTACGCTTGCCAGTTCATGTGATCAAGGAAATCAATCGATTGTCACGTCAAACTAATGATATGCGCTCAGCTCTGAAAAGAGCGCCGTCTGTCAAAGAGATTGCCGAGCAAACTTCGAATTCACAGCAACATGTGAGTGACCTTATCCATATGAGTGGATTTATCGAGTCTAGCTCCTCAGTAGATATCACGGATAAGGAGTTTCAGAGTCTAGATACGTGTCGCTCTGACGCTATTCCCGAACCTTACGATACTTGCCACGATGAAAAGCTTCTGCAAAGTTTGGAAAAAGTGGTTTTATCACTACCGGACAAGTATAGAGATATTGTGATTCATCGCTTTGGACTGTTTGGTAAACAAGTACTGACGTTAGACTGCCTAGGTGAAATGTATGGGCTTTCTAAAGAGAGAGTACGTCAACTGCAGCAAGAAGGTGTGACCAAGCTTCAGGGCAAGCTCAAATTTGATGGCTGGGTAATGAGGTGA
- a CDS encoding EAL domain-containing protein codes for MLAKQAEVKKLFWSEHLHDITTEVSKGEFWQRVMNFDTRHSHVNPPSIDSINHILTLIRDVQFDGAPAAVPIPLETTGGELIVVKFEIYLVIDNLVKGSVEVLSHTLSKIACTELLEHVLDDPARGVMITDDKHRVLFTNEKLCRDHGTSSLALLGRSISEGGLFHSDKRHIEAFQKRIEREVKWRGAMITNAKESRSMLEMVHIKRVEVAQEHCFYIYSFLGEHRNLVKNNAPDAASIPNLEEMDEVAFRNSAKQLSSQGGKFIVVSLHPRFYSELEVESRQKVYAALQSFHDADSFGYIGRNTFVVLLRIREDDVEDVTTINMCIKQFFTGLSKHLDDHLINDISDGQIGVALHGFNQCAMDEVISQSVQAMFVHDSQASSVNFYDEVLVQASIRRRKLENLLIEAVQNKQIDVHFQPIVDTKTNQIVKLEALCRFQIEEVDYCVQEMIHLAEELKMINAIDMIVAEKAIKAFVQLDDAVEQKLTLSLNCSIADTESHHLQELFTYINESPVANDDVTIEITETSYFEKNINNSNLLEHIRDSGVKIAVDDFGTGNSSFSYFSDFHFDELKIDRKFITNIHQIKQKFFAVNMLRQLSHDLNIKVVAEGVENSEELETLKLIDVDFIQGYFFYRPMTAEQVQEHLTGSGYVD; via the coding sequence ATGCTAGCGAAGCAGGCTGAAGTGAAGAAGCTGTTCTGGTCAGAGCATCTTCATGACATAACTACTGAAGTGTCAAAAGGCGAGTTTTGGCAGAGGGTTATGAACTTTGATACCCGTCATTCTCATGTCAATCCACCTTCGATTGACAGTATTAACCACATACTCACTTTGATTCGCGACGTCCAATTTGACGGTGCACCAGCCGCCGTACCTATTCCACTCGAGACGACCGGCGGTGAGTTGATTGTAGTGAAATTTGAGATCTACTTGGTCATTGATAATTTGGTGAAAGGCAGTGTAGAAGTGTTATCACACACGCTTTCAAAGATTGCCTGCACTGAGCTTTTGGAGCATGTGCTGGACGATCCTGCTAGAGGAGTCATGATCACCGATGATAAACACCGAGTGCTGTTTACCAACGAGAAGTTGTGTCGAGATCATGGTACATCCTCACTTGCGTTATTGGGACGCAGTATTAGTGAGGGAGGGCTGTTCCATAGTGACAAGCGACATATTGAAGCATTTCAAAAACGTATTGAGCGTGAGGTGAAATGGCGCGGAGCGATGATTACTAATGCGAAAGAATCACGCTCTATGTTGGAGATGGTTCATATAAAACGCGTTGAGGTAGCGCAAGAACACTGCTTTTATATTTACAGCTTTCTAGGTGAACATCGGAACCTAGTAAAAAACAACGCGCCAGATGCAGCCAGTATCCCTAATTTGGAGGAGATGGACGAAGTGGCGTTTAGAAACAGCGCCAAGCAGCTTTCCTCTCAAGGAGGCAAGTTCATCGTAGTGAGTCTACATCCTCGCTTTTACAGTGAGCTAGAGGTGGAGTCACGCCAAAAAGTGTATGCCGCACTTCAGTCGTTTCATGACGCCGATAGTTTTGGCTATATTGGCAGGAATACATTTGTTGTCTTGCTTCGAATACGTGAAGACGACGTTGAAGACGTCACCACAATCAATATGTGTATTAAGCAGTTTTTCACAGGTTTGAGCAAGCATCTAGATGACCATTTGATCAATGATATCTCTGATGGACAAATTGGGGTTGCGTTACATGGCTTCAATCAATGTGCGATGGACGAAGTGATTTCTCAGTCTGTTCAAGCCATGTTTGTTCATGACTCTCAAGCTAGTAGCGTGAACTTTTATGATGAAGTGCTGGTGCAAGCAAGTATTCGTCGTAGAAAGTTGGAAAATTTACTCATTGAAGCGGTTCAAAACAAACAAATAGATGTTCATTTTCAGCCGATTGTGGACACTAAAACCAACCAGATCGTGAAGTTGGAAGCCTTGTGCCGCTTCCAAATCGAAGAAGTGGACTATTGTGTTCAGGAGATGATACACCTTGCTGAAGAGCTAAAGATGATCAATGCCATTGATATGATTGTTGCTGAGAAGGCCATTAAAGCATTTGTTCAGCTCGATGATGCAGTGGAGCAAAAGCTAACGCTGTCGCTCAACTGCTCGATTGCTGATACTGAGTCTCACCATCTTCAAGAGTTGTTTACTTATATAAATGAGTCACCAGTTGCGAATGATGATGTCACAATTGAGATTACAGAAACGTCCTATTTCGAGAAGAACATTAATAACTCCAACCTATTGGAGCACATTCGTGACTCAGGGGTAAAAATTGCGGTTGATGATTTTGGTACAGGCAACTCTTCGTTTTCCTACTTTAGCGATTTTCATTTTGATGAACTAAAAATTGATCGCAAATTTATTACTAATATCCATCAGATAAAACAGAAGTTTTTTGCAGTTAATATGCTAAGACAGCTGTCCCATGACTTAAACATCAAGGTGGTTGCAGAGGGCGTCGAGAACTCTGAGGAATTAGAAACGCTCAAGCTAATAGATGTGGATTTTATTCAAGGTTATTTCTTCTACAGACCAATGACTGCCGAGCAGGTTCAAGAGCACCTTACCGGCAGTGGGTATGTCGACTAA
- a CDS encoding heme NO-binding domain-containing protein codes for MKGIIFTEFMELVEEKFGLDVLDEVLEMSGDEGIYTAVGSYDHRDLVKLIVNLSKKTNIAPETLQQVFGQTVFKTLLAAIPQNASIGTSRSTFQFIRHVEDYIHVEVKKLYSDAEPPKFYFISESETDMVMDYQSARCMSHVCLGLIEGCAEHFGEKLNVEMTPQSDDNSTVRFSLTLV; via the coding sequence ATGAAAGGCATTATTTTTACTGAATTCATGGAGTTGGTTGAAGAGAAGTTTGGCTTGGACGTACTGGATGAGGTGTTGGAGATGTCTGGTGATGAGGGCATTTATACTGCGGTTGGCAGTTATGACCATCGAGACTTAGTTAAGCTTATCGTCAACTTGAGTAAAAAAACCAACATTGCTCCAGAGACGCTTCAGCAAGTATTTGGACAAACTGTGTTCAAAACTTTACTCGCTGCTATCCCGCAAAATGCCAGTATTGGGACGAGTCGTTCTACGTTCCAGTTTATTCGCCACGTAGAGGACTATATTCATGTTGAAGTGAAAAAACTCTATTCAGACGCTGAACCTCCCAAATTTTACTTCATCAGTGAGTCAGAAACCGACATGGTGATGGACTATCAAAGCGCGCGCTGCATGTCCCATGTTTGCTTGGGGCTGATTGAAGGTTGCGCTGAGCATTTTGGTGAGAAACTCAATGTTGAGATGACGCCTCAGTCCGACGATAATAGTACTGTCAGATTCAGCCTCACGTTGGTGTAA
- a CDS encoding ATP-binding protein → MPSSSAIERKLKREIAARKAAEALLEQKSLELFNANQQLEVALKQTEARSEASFKRLEFQQKIERILIHFGRIFLRANLDDVLVVDLVNQLSEVTEDVACAIALPSELLPAVTQSHYQTTKYAQLIVAEGCTTSCISIELEQKVIGKLELGVIETTFDMDFVNSQMSLVCELLASSINRQVINQRLVESKDRAEASERSTREFLAMINHELRTPLNGLLGSVELLADTGLSDAQKDLHHNLSQSGQLLRSIINDLLDFSKIDAGMLELIESKFSWNTLESTLKSIFEHKAQEKQIGFTIKTQNLDSQQINGDLERITQIFVNLIGNAIKFTDKGDVSVHVENSANGLQVSVTDTGIGISESAQKKLFQPFTQADRSSSRNYEGTGLGLAICRRLVELMGGNISLESELGVGTTFHVFLPLKTELIEEKTEAVQADSNQTLDFSALKVLVVDDIKMNQVIITKMLSKLGISPDLAVNGLEAVEHASQQQYDIIFMDCRMPVMDGFEATKRLRSAEYRNPIVALTAGTTTEERQNCYDVGMDDILSKPYTAKDLTQTLAKWGPNWGLEAI, encoded by the coding sequence ATGCCCAGCAGTTCGGCGATCGAGCGCAAACTTAAACGAGAAATAGCCGCGAGAAAAGCAGCGGAAGCCTTACTCGAACAGAAGAGTTTAGAGCTTTTTAATGCTAATCAGCAGCTTGAGGTTGCACTCAAGCAAACGGAAGCACGCTCCGAAGCAAGTTTTAAACGTCTGGAGTTTCAGCAGAAAATCGAGCGTATCCTTATCCATTTCGGTCGGATTTTTTTGCGTGCCAACCTAGATGATGTACTGGTCGTGGATCTGGTTAATCAGCTCTCGGAAGTGACGGAAGATGTAGCATGTGCCATCGCTTTGCCAAGTGAGCTCCTCCCGGCAGTTACCCAATCTCACTATCAAACGACTAAATATGCCCAGCTTATTGTCGCCGAGGGCTGTACGACATCTTGTATTTCTATTGAACTTGAGCAGAAGGTGATTGGTAAGCTTGAGTTAGGCGTTATTGAAACCACGTTTGATATGGACTTTGTTAACAGTCAGATGTCACTGGTATGTGAGTTACTGGCCAGTTCGATTAACCGTCAAGTTATCAATCAACGCTTAGTTGAGTCAAAGGATCGTGCAGAGGCGTCGGAACGTTCGACTAGAGAGTTTTTGGCGATGATAAACCACGAGCTTAGAACTCCTTTAAATGGATTGTTGGGTAGTGTCGAGCTATTGGCGGATACGGGATTATCAGATGCACAAAAAGATCTTCATCATAATCTCAGCCAATCGGGTCAACTACTGCGATCCATCATCAACGACTTACTAGATTTCAGCAAGATTGACGCCGGTATGCTTGAGCTTATCGAATCAAAGTTCAGCTGGAACACTTTAGAGTCGACCTTAAAGAGTATTTTTGAACATAAAGCACAAGAGAAGCAGATTGGATTTACAATTAAAACACAGAATTTGGATAGCCAGCAGATCAACGGTGATTTAGAGAGAATTACTCAGATATTTGTAAATTTGATTGGCAATGCGATTAAGTTTACCGACAAAGGCGATGTTAGTGTCCATGTGGAAAATAGCGCCAATGGCCTTCAGGTATCCGTGACAGATACTGGTATCGGTATTAGTGAATCGGCTCAAAAGAAGTTGTTTCAGCCCTTTACTCAGGCCGATCGCTCTAGCTCGCGTAACTATGAAGGAACTGGGCTGGGGTTAGCTATTTGTCGCCGCTTGGTGGAGTTGATGGGGGGTAATATTTCGCTGGAAAGTGAACTCGGTGTCGGTACTACGTTCCATGTATTTCTGCCCCTAAAAACGGAGTTGATTGAAGAAAAAACTGAAGCAGTTCAAGCCGATAGTAATCAAACATTAGACTTTTCAGCGTTGAAGGTTCTTGTGGTCGACGACATAAAGATGAACCAAGTTATTATTACTAAGATGTTGAGTAAATTGGGTATCTCGCCTGACTTGGCGGTTAATGGCCTCGAGGCGGTTGAGCATGCGAGCCAGCAACAATACGACATTATTTTTATGGATTGTCGAATGCCGGTCATGGATGGATTTGAGGCGACCAAACGACTGCGCAGTGCGGAATATCGTAACCCAATAGTGGCTCTGACCGCTGGTACCACAACGGAAGAGCGTCAAAATTGTTACGATGTAGGGATGGATGACATACTGTCCAAACCCTACACCGCAAAAGATCTTACTCAAACATTGGCCAAGTGGGGGCCAAATTGGGGACTTGAAGCGATTTAG
- the pabB gene encoding aminodeoxychorismate synthase component 1 produces the protein MNKKESQSIQFVDLPYQPDLAKQYFATIEQLPWAMLLKSSTLKHENNRFDILVAEPVVTVQTYGELSKIHYDGAEETRSDDPFTLINDLIAEKIGHTDIETEWPFLGGALGYFAYDLGRRVERIPETANHDIAAPDMAIGIYDWALMVDHQQKKAVIIGIEPNNKLIWLQSQQAKALLPFQLTTPWQSNMSQTGYQQRFHSVKEYLSAGDSYQINLAQRHCAQYSGSEWHAFEVLDEHNQAPFSAFIRLEDSAIISISPERFLQLHNRVIETKPIKGTRPRFVDPTEDKNSAIDLANAPKDQAENLMIVDLLRNDIGRVAKPGSVKVPKLFDIESFPAVHHLVSTVTGELDSQYQATDLLRACFPGGSITGAPKVRAMEIIEELEPHRRSVYCGSIGYISAHGVMDTSITIRTLIATHGEIYAWAGGGIVADSDCDDEYQETYHKLGKILPILDGL, from the coding sequence ATGAACAAAAAAGAAAGCCAATCTATTCAATTCGTTGACCTGCCTTATCAGCCAGATTTAGCCAAACAATACTTTGCCACTATCGAGCAGCTCCCTTGGGCTATGCTGCTGAAGTCCTCGACTTTAAAACATGAAAACAATCGTTTTGATATTTTGGTCGCTGAGCCAGTTGTGACGGTGCAGACCTATGGTGAGCTATCAAAAATTCACTATGATGGAGCGGAAGAAACGCGTAGCGACGATCCATTCACGCTTATCAATGACCTGATTGCAGAAAAGATTGGGCATACTGACATAGAAACCGAGTGGCCGTTTTTAGGCGGCGCGCTAGGGTACTTTGCCTACGATCTAGGCAGACGAGTAGAACGTATTCCTGAGACCGCAAATCATGACATTGCCGCCCCAGATATGGCGATTGGTATCTACGACTGGGCACTGATGGTCGACCACCAGCAGAAAAAAGCAGTGATTATCGGTATTGAGCCAAATAATAAGCTCATTTGGCTGCAGAGCCAACAGGCCAAAGCACTCTTGCCTTTTCAGCTCACCACACCTTGGCAATCCAACATGAGCCAGACCGGTTATCAACAACGCTTCCACTCAGTAAAAGAGTATCTTTCTGCCGGTGATAGCTATCAGATAAACCTAGCCCAGCGACACTGTGCTCAGTATTCTGGCAGTGAATGGCATGCCTTTGAAGTCTTAGATGAACACAATCAAGCACCATTCAGTGCATTTATCCGTTTGGAAGACAGTGCGATTATAAGCATCTCACCCGAGCGTTTCTTGCAGCTTCATAACCGCGTCATTGAAACTAAACCTATTAAAGGTACCCGACCACGTTTTGTTGACCCCACTGAAGACAAAAATAGTGCAATCGATCTGGCTAACGCGCCAAAAGATCAAGCCGAAAATTTGATGATCGTCGATTTGCTGAGAAACGATATTGGCCGCGTGGCTAAGCCGGGCTCTGTAAAGGTGCCAAAATTATTTGATATTGAAAGTTTCCCTGCTGTTCATCATTTAGTGAGCACGGTAACGGGAGAACTGGATAGCCAATATCAAGCTACTGACCTATTGCGAGCATGCTTCCCTGGCGGCTCAATCACTGGTGCGCCAAAGGTTCGAGCTATGGAGATCATTGAAGAGCTTGAGCCGCACAGACGCAGTGTCTACTGCGGCAGCATTGGCTATATCAGTGCCCATGGCGTAATGGATACCAGCATTACTATTCGTACATTAATTGCGACGCACGGTGAGATTTATGCTTGGGCGGGCGGTGGCATAGTGGCCGACAGTGACTGTGACGATGAGTATCAAGAGACGTACCACAAGCTAGGCAAGATACTGCCTATACTAGACGGCTTATGA